The Providencia sp. PROV188 genome includes a region encoding these proteins:
- a CDS encoding RBBP9/YdeN family alpha/beta hydrolase has protein sequence MTTTFIIVPGYTNSGSQHWQSYIERKYHNVVRVIQDDWNAPNHKWIERLNDMVQNTEGELVLIGHSCGAVCVAQWASQFPNHRVKAMILATPADVDSPSALLDIQQQRPLPNKKLPSPSLLIYTDNDPHLGTEKAHQLAETWGSQLMLVKGGEHLNTDAGYGEWHEGERLIEEFTGRGFVRR, from the coding sequence ATGACCACCACTTTTATTATTGTTCCCGGCTATACCAATTCCGGCTCTCAACATTGGCAATCCTATATAGAAAGAAAATACCATAATGTTGTGCGCGTCATTCAGGATGACTGGAATGCCCCTAACCATAAATGGATAGAGCGCCTAAACGACATGGTTCAAAATACAGAGGGTGAATTGGTACTGATTGGACACAGTTGCGGAGCCGTTTGTGTGGCGCAATGGGCAAGCCAATTTCCCAACCATCGAGTAAAGGCAATGATCCTAGCCACCCCAGCAGATGTTGATTCCCCTTCTGCCTTACTCGATATTCAACAGCAGAGACCGCTACCCAATAAAAAGCTTCCAAGCCCTTCTTTGCTTATTTATACCGATAATGATCCGCATCTTGGCACTGAAAAAGCCCATCAGCTTGCCGAAACATGGGGCAGCCAGCTTATGTTGGTTAAAGGCGGTGAGCATTTAAATACTGATGCAGGATATGGCGAATGGCATGAAGGCGAGCGGTTGATTGAAGAGTTTACGGGGAGAGGATTTGTTCGCAGGTAG
- a CDS encoding NAD(P)H-dependent amine dehydrogenase family protein produces the protein MMKKVRAVQYGCGKMGKFLIRYLQEHGAEVVAAFDINPAVIGKDIGEIAGTAPTGVKIQPLNEADKALETLKPDVGIIATLSTMTDLEDAFSLFARHGVNAISTGEEALYPWNSSPEITEKLDALAKANNCTLAGSGYPDMFWGVLIDTLAGSMHKLVKIKGSSCYNVEDYGIALAKGHGAGLTVDEFNQQIGNYNDLPYAVIAEKIESGEYAPPYMWTQNGWLCSRLGLTITNQTQRCVPQIAKEDIYSDTLKMTVKKGDVLGLSAVVITETAEGVTLETECIGKILTADECDKNSWQLIGEPDTAIEVNNPATVELTCANLVNRIPALINSPAGYTTTEKMPNNVYMTKPMHEYL, from the coding sequence ATGATGAAAAAAGTACGTGCAGTTCAATATGGTTGTGGAAAGATGGGCAAATTTCTCATCCGTTACCTACAAGAACACGGTGCTGAAGTTGTGGCGGCTTTTGATATCAACCCTGCCGTGATTGGCAAAGACATTGGTGAAATTGCAGGCACGGCGCCAACTGGCGTAAAAATCCAGCCACTGAATGAAGCGGATAAAGCCCTAGAAACCTTAAAACCTGACGTGGGGATTATTGCGACCCTCAGTACCATGACCGATTTAGAAGATGCATTCTCCCTCTTCGCTCGCCATGGCGTTAATGCAATATCAACAGGTGAAGAAGCTCTCTATCCGTGGAACTCTTCCCCTGAGATCACTGAAAAACTCGATGCTTTAGCTAAAGCGAATAACTGCACTTTAGCGGGCAGCGGCTACCCAGATATGTTCTGGGGCGTGCTTATCGATACCTTGGCGGGTTCTATGCACAAACTGGTCAAAATCAAAGGCTCTAGCTGCTATAACGTGGAAGATTACGGCATCGCGCTGGCAAAAGGTCACGGTGCAGGTTTAACTGTCGACGAATTCAATCAGCAAATTGGTAACTATAACGACCTGCCATACGCGGTTATCGCTGAGAAAATTGAGAGCGGTGAATATGCACCACCGTACATGTGGACACAAAATGGTTGGCTGTGCAGCCGTTTAGGTCTGACCATTACCAATCAAACTCAGCGCTGCGTGCCGCAAATTGCCAAAGAAGATATCTATTCAGATACTTTAAAAATGACGGTGAAAAAAGGCGATGTTTTAGGGTTGTCTGCCGTGGTGATCACTGAAACAGCAGAAGGTGTCACCTTAGAAACGGAATGTATCGGTAAAATTTTAACGGCGGATGAGTGCGACAAAAACAGTTGGCAGCTCATTGGCGAGCCAGATACGGCGATTGAAGTGAATAACCCAGCAACCGTGGAACTCACCTGCGCAAACCTGGTTAACCGTATCCCAGCGCTGATCAACAGCCCTGCGGGCTACACCACCACAGAAAAAATGCCAAATAACGTGTATATGACCAAACCGATGCACGAATATTTATAA
- a CDS encoding GNAT family N-acetyltransferase has protein sequence MKEICQAVTLEGNHVRLELLTHHHDAVYAEIIERDKLHHLWYTSVPEPENVAKDVDMRLARFAHKEMVPFAIIDKRTGKAVGMTSYMRIDQGVRRVEIGATWYGAEAQRTPINTEAKYLLLKNAFEELECVAVELRTHFLNHQSRKAIERLGAKLDGILRNHMLTRTGELRDTCVYSILSNEWPAVRRHLEWQMTKPR, from the coding sequence ATGAAAGAGATTTGCCAAGCTGTCACCTTAGAAGGCAACCATGTTCGATTAGAGCTACTGACTCATCACCATGATGCTGTTTATGCTGAGATTATTGAACGAGATAAGCTACATCACCTGTGGTATACCTCGGTACCTGAACCGGAAAATGTCGCGAAAGATGTCGATATGCGCCTTGCGCGTTTTGCCCATAAAGAGATGGTGCCATTCGCGATTATTGATAAACGTACAGGCAAAGCCGTTGGCATGACCTCGTATATGCGGATCGACCAAGGGGTTCGCCGTGTTGAAATTGGGGCAACATGGTATGGAGCCGAAGCTCAGCGCACACCAATCAATACGGAAGCTAAGTACTTGTTATTAAAAAATGCATTTGAAGAATTAGAGTGTGTTGCCGTAGAGCTAAGAACACATTTTTTAAATCATCAAAGCCGTAAAGCGATTGAGCGTTTAGGGGCAAAACTCGATGGGATTTTACGTAACCATATGCTAACTCGTACGGGTGAGCTACGAGATACCTGCGTTTATAGCATCTTAAGTAATGAGTGGCCGGCAGTGCGTCGCCACTTAGAATGGCAGATGACAAAGCCTCGCTAA
- a CDS encoding NADPH-dependent 2,4-dienoyl-CoA reductase codes for MSNFPHLFTPLDLGYTVLKNRILMGSMHTGLEEHPQGSQRLAHFYRLRAENGVSLIITGGIAPNPEGALAPHGAVLNHQDQLPFHQQITDAVHQADGKIALQILHAGRYALHPALVAPSPIKSEITPFPPHELTADEVQKTIDDFVNTAKLAQQAGYDGVEVMGSEGYLINQFITSRTNRRTDEWGGSYQNRIRFPIEIIKRIRQAVGKNFIVIYRLSMLDLVEGGSTWDEIELLAKEIESAGATMINTGIGWHEARVPTIATLVPRKAFSWVTEKLMGKVNIPLITTNRINDPFVAEQIIASGQADMVSMARPFLADEAFVSKAQDGRFDEINTCIGCNQACLDQIFNGKLAGCLVNPQAVREMDYPNELADKPKKVAIVGAGPAGLSCAIYSAKRGHQVTLFERSNQIGGQFNLAKRIPGKEEFYETLRYFSRQLQLLNVDVRLEQIAQANDLTQFDEVIIATGVIPRTINLAGADHRKVMSYIEALKQPDNVGKNVAIIGAGGIGFDVAELLTQQGISSSLDDNKFNHEWNIDTAITTRGGLFPMKKQLEPTPRHLYLLQRKNSKVGAGLGKTTGWVHRLSLMKRGVQMFNGVEYMNVDDDGLHIRYQDEYICLAVDNVILCAGQEPYRPLKEQLEDIGIHPHVIGGADVASELDARRAIEQGMKVAYQL; via the coding sequence ATGAGCAATTTTCCACATCTTTTTACCCCACTTGATTTGGGGTATACCGTCCTTAAAAACCGTATTTTGATGGGTTCAATGCACACCGGCTTAGAAGAACATCCCCAAGGAAGCCAGCGCCTTGCCCACTTTTACCGACTTCGTGCAGAGAATGGAGTCAGTCTGATTATTACCGGGGGAATAGCCCCGAACCCCGAAGGAGCTTTAGCACCTCATGGTGCTGTATTGAATCATCAAGACCAATTGCCATTTCATCAACAAATCACCGATGCAGTGCATCAAGCGGATGGAAAAATTGCATTACAAATCTTGCATGCAGGTCGTTACGCTCTACATCCGGCGTTAGTGGCGCCTAGCCCGATTAAATCCGAGATCACCCCATTTCCCCCCCATGAATTAACTGCCGATGAAGTTCAGAAAACCATCGATGACTTCGTAAATACCGCTAAACTTGCCCAGCAAGCAGGCTACGATGGTGTCGAAGTGATGGGATCGGAAGGTTATTTAATCAACCAATTTATTACATCGCGCACCAATCGTCGAACTGATGAATGGGGCGGCAGCTACCAAAACCGTATCCGTTTTCCGATAGAAATCATTAAACGCATTCGCCAAGCGGTTGGGAAAAATTTCATTGTTATCTATCGATTATCCATGCTTGACCTTGTTGAAGGGGGCTCAACTTGGGATGAAATTGAGCTATTGGCTAAAGAGATTGAAAGTGCGGGCGCCACCATGATCAATACAGGAATAGGCTGGCATGAAGCCCGTGTGCCGACCATTGCGACGCTGGTCCCCCGCAAAGCCTTCAGCTGGGTAACCGAAAAATTAATGGGCAAGGTGAATATTCCACTGATTACCACCAATCGCATCAATGACCCGTTTGTGGCGGAACAAATCATTGCTAGCGGTCAAGCTGATATGGTGTCCATGGCGCGCCCTTTCCTTGCTGATGAAGCGTTTGTGTCAAAAGCCCAAGACGGTCGATTTGATGAAATAAACACCTGTATTGGCTGCAATCAAGCCTGCCTTGACCAGATTTTTAATGGCAAGCTGGCTGGCTGCTTAGTGAATCCACAAGCGGTACGCGAGATGGACTATCCTAATGAATTAGCAGATAAACCCAAAAAAGTGGCAATTGTCGGGGCGGGTCCAGCGGGGCTTTCTTGTGCAATCTATTCCGCCAAACGAGGGCATCAAGTCACGCTATTTGAACGCAGCAACCAAATTGGTGGGCAATTCAATCTCGCTAAACGGATCCCCGGCAAAGAAGAGTTTTATGAAACTTTGCGTTATTTTTCCCGACAACTGCAACTACTCAATGTGGATGTTCGACTCGAGCAGATTGCACAAGCGAATGATTTAACTCAATTTGATGAGGTCATTATCGCCACAGGCGTTATCCCCCGCACTATCAACCTAGCTGGCGCCGATCATCGCAAAGTCATGTCCTATATTGAGGCTTTAAAACAGCCCGATAATGTCGGTAAAAACGTAGCTATTATTGGCGCCGGAGGGATTGGGTTCGATGTTGCGGAGCTCCTTACCCAACAAGGGATCAGCAGCAGTTTAGATGATAATAAATTTAATCATGAATGGAATATTGATACCGCCATCACCACTCGCGGCGGGCTTTTCCCGATGAAAAAACAGTTAGAACCAACGCCTCGCCACCTCTATTTATTGCAGCGAAAAAACAGCAAAGTCGGCGCAGGACTTGGAAAAACCACAGGATGGGTGCACCGCCTGTCATTAATGAAACGTGGCGTTCAGATGTTTAATGGCGTGGAATATATGAATGTGGATGATGATGGGCTGCATATTCGCTATCAAGATGAATATATCTGCCTTGCCGTTGATAATGTCATCCTTTGTGCTGGGCAAGAACCTTATCGCCCATTGAAAGAGCAATTAGAAGATATTGGCATTCACCCTCATGTGATTGGAGGGGCGGATGTGGCGTCCGAGTTAGATGCCCGCCGAGCCATTGAACAAGGTATGAAAGTGGCTTATCAGTTGTAA
- the sstT gene encoding serine/threonine transporter SstT translates to MDTNKAGLWRVISQGSLVKQILAGLIAGILLAWLWPSAAKNVGLLGDLFVSALKAVAPILVWVLVMASIANHRQGQKTSIRPILVLYILGTFFAAVVAVIGSFMFPSSLILAVGDTQLTPPGNIAEVLKGLLINIFANPVDALIKGNYIGILAWAIGLGIALRHANESTKTMIHDFSLSVTQLVRVVIRLAPLGIFGLVSSTIATTGFETLKGYFHVLAVLLGCMIIVALVVNPLIVYWKIKRNPYPLVFACLRESGVTAFFTRSSAANIPVNMGMCRRMNLHEDTYSVSIPLGATINMGGAAVTITVLTLAAVHTLGIPVDIPTALLLSVVAAVCACGASGVAGGSLLLIPLACNMFGISNEVAMQVVAVGVMIGVLQDSAETALNSSTDVLFTAAVCLSEDDKLAQADSELSQTQD, encoded by the coding sequence ATGGATACAAATAAAGCAGGGTTATGGCGAGTAATTAGTCAAGGTAGTTTGGTCAAACAAATCCTAGCAGGCTTGATTGCAGGTATCTTATTGGCATGGTTATGGCCATCGGCAGCAAAAAACGTTGGCTTACTGGGTGACCTGTTCGTCAGTGCGTTAAAAGCGGTTGCTCCAATTCTTGTTTGGGTGTTGGTTATGGCGTCCATAGCTAACCATCGCCAAGGGCAAAAAACCAGCATTCGTCCAATTTTAGTGCTGTATATTCTAGGGACATTCTTCGCGGCTGTTGTGGCGGTGATTGGCTCATTTATGTTCCCATCAAGCTTGATCTTAGCTGTAGGCGATACTCAACTGACGCCTCCGGGTAACATTGCTGAAGTGCTCAAAGGTTTGTTGATTAATATTTTCGCTAACCCAGTCGATGCTCTGATTAAAGGGAACTATATTGGTATCTTGGCATGGGCGATTGGTTTAGGTATTGCATTGCGTCATGCCAATGAATCCACCAAAACGATGATCCACGATTTCTCTTTAAGCGTGACTCAGTTGGTTCGTGTGGTTATTCGCTTAGCGCCATTAGGTATTTTCGGGTTAGTTTCTTCAACAATTGCGACAACCGGTTTTGAAACCTTAAAAGGTTACTTCCACGTATTGGCGGTATTGCTGGGCTGTATGATTATCGTGGCACTAGTCGTTAACCCGCTGATTGTTTACTGGAAAATCAAGCGTAACCCATACCCATTAGTCTTCGCTTGCTTACGTGAAAGTGGTGTAACCGCCTTCTTTACCCGTAGCTCCGCAGCTAACATTCCTGTGAACATGGGGATGTGTCGCCGTATGAACCTGCATGAAGATACGTATTCCGTTTCTATCCCGCTAGGCGCAACCATTAACATGGGCGGCGCGGCTGTCACCATTACAGTGTTAACATTGGCTGCGGTGCATACTCTGGGTATTCCTGTTGATATCCCGACAGCGCTGTTATTAAGCGTGGTTGCAGCGGTTTGTGCATGTGGTGCATCTGGGGTTGCTGGTGGTTCGTTATTATTGATCCCACTGGCGTGTAATATGTTCGGTATTTCGAATGAAGTGGCAATGCAAGTGGTTGCAGTGGGCGTGATGATTGGCGTACTTCAAGATTCAGCTGAAACTGCACTGAACTCTTCAACGGACGTGCTTTTCACTGCGGCGGTATGTTTATCGGAAGACGATAAACTGGCGCAAGCGGATTCTGAGTTATCTCAAACTCAAGACTAA
- a CDS encoding TerC family protein, with translation MNSVGNPVLWGSFAVMILVMLLIDMFWQGKHKGQAMSMKQAAGWSILWVTLSLIFAGGLWWYFNDTVGPEVANTQTMAFLTGYLLEKALAVDNVFVWLMLFGYFAIPANLQRRVLVYGVLGAIVLRTIMIFAGSWLVTQFSWILYVFGAFLLFTGIKMAFAKEDDSPINEKPLVKWVRSHLRMTDELHGEKFFIKKNGLLFATPLILVLILVEISDVIFAVDSIPAIFAVTTDPFIVLTSNLFAILGLRAMYFLLAGVAEKFSMLKYGLAIILSFIGVKMLLMDIFHIPTAVSLGTVAAILVLTLVVNTIVNKRNEAKKLING, from the coding sequence ATGAACTCTGTTGGAAATCCTGTTTTATGGGGCAGCTTTGCTGTCATGATCCTTGTGATGCTACTCATCGATATGTTTTGGCAAGGAAAACATAAAGGCCAGGCGATGTCGATGAAGCAAGCAGCGGGTTGGAGCATCTTGTGGGTGACTCTGTCGCTGATTTTTGCGGGCGGCCTGTGGTGGTACTTCAATGATACCGTTGGACCTGAAGTTGCGAACACGCAAACTATGGCGTTCTTAACCGGTTATCTGTTAGAAAAAGCCCTTGCTGTGGATAACGTGTTTGTTTGGTTAATGCTATTTGGTTACTTTGCTATTCCGGCAAATTTACAGCGTCGCGTACTTGTTTACGGGGTGCTTGGAGCTATCGTCCTGCGTACGATTATGATTTTCGCAGGTAGCTGGTTAGTTACACAATTTAGCTGGATCCTCTATGTTTTCGGTGCGTTTTTACTGTTTACGGGGATCAAAATGGCGTTCGCTAAAGAGGATGATTCACCGATAAATGAAAAGCCATTGGTCAAATGGGTTCGTTCACACTTACGGATGACGGATGAGTTACACGGTGAAAAATTCTTTATTAAAAAGAATGGATTGCTGTTTGCTACCCCATTAATTTTGGTTCTGATCTTAGTGGAAATCAGTGATGTTATCTTTGCGGTAGACAGTATTCCCGCTATCTTTGCTGTGACCACCGACCCGTTTATTGTATTAACGTCTAACCTGTTTGCGATTTTAGGCTTACGTGCAATGTACTTCTTATTAGCGGGTGTTGCTGAGAAATTCTCAATGCTTAAGTACGGTTTAGCTATCATTTTAAGCTTTATCGGCGTGAAGATGTTGCTGATGGATATTTTCCATATTCCTACTGCGGTTTCGTTAGGGACTGTGGCTGCAATCTTAGTTCTGACATTGGTGGTTAACACGATCGTGAATAAGCGCAACGAAGCGAAAAAATTGATTAACGGATAA
- a CDS encoding DedA family protein — MELVRELFFALWHQDYETLSNPSLIWSIYFMLFMILLLENGVLPAAFLPGDSLLILVGVLIAKGALSYPLTLVILTAGASIGCWVGYIQGRWLGNTKIVKGWLSHLPEHYHQRAHGLFHRHGLAALLIGRFLAFVRTLLPTIAGLAGLQNGRFQVFNWLSGLLWVLILTAIGYGFGKSPIFQQYEHQIMNVLMLIPVGLLILGLIGSIGVVIKKKFARK; from the coding sequence ATGGAATTAGTTAGAGAACTTTTTTTCGCCCTTTGGCACCAAGATTACGAAACCTTATCTAACCCATCGTTGATATGGTCGATTTATTTCATGCTGTTTATGATCCTATTATTGGAGAACGGCGTGCTCCCAGCTGCATTCTTACCCGGTGATAGTTTACTGATCCTTGTTGGCGTACTCATCGCAAAAGGTGCTCTTAGCTACCCATTAACTTTAGTGATTTTAACTGCGGGCGCCAGTATTGGTTGCTGGGTGGGTTATATCCAAGGTCGCTGGCTAGGTAATACAAAAATTGTCAAAGGCTGGTTATCACACCTCCCCGAACACTATCATCAGCGTGCTCATGGGCTATTCCATCGTCACGGCTTAGCCGCATTACTGATTGGTCGATTCCTTGCTTTTGTCAGAACATTACTACCAACTATCGCAGGGCTTGCGGGCTTGCAAAATGGGCGTTTCCAAGTGTTTAACTGGTTAAGCGGGCTCCTTTGGGTGCTAATTTTGACCGCTATAGGCTACGGATTCGGTAAAAGCCCTATTTTCCAACAATATGAGCATCAAATTATGAATGTCTTGATGCTTATTCCAGTTGGATTATTAATTTTGGGTCTGATCGGCAGCATTGGTGTTGTCATCAAGAAAAAATTCGCCCGCAAATAA
- a CDS encoding DUF883 family protein, producing the protein MSSNHSSEDLRAELKSLADSLESILNSTQDKSKEEIENLKAKAREALSSSKAKLGQASDKITEQTKEIAGQADCYVRENPWKSVGIGAAVGVVLGMLLTKR; encoded by the coding sequence ATGTCATCCAATCATTCTTCTGAAGATCTACGTGCTGAACTTAAATCACTCGCAGACTCTCTCGAATCCATTCTGAATAGTACTCAAGACAAATCAAAAGAAGAGATCGAAAACTTAAAGGCGAAAGCCCGTGAAGCCCTCTCCTCTTCAAAAGCTAAACTCGGTCAAGCCAGTGATAAAATCACCGAGCAAACTAAAGAAATTGCAGGCCAAGCAGATTGCTATGTACGTGAAAATCCATGGAAAAGTGTGGGTATCGGTGCAGCGGTCGGTGTGGTCTTAGGCATGCTGCTCACCAAGCGCTAA
- a CDS encoding phage holin family protein, which translates to MEQSPRQGPAKRVLDSLQRIAGIAVNMVETRIQLIAVELEEEKLNLVQLLLLAGLTLLFSAFGLMCLIGLIFWSVDPVYRYQAFAITTGTLILLAIIFAIWTLKKAKQSTLLSATREQLRNDAKALAGTDDEQK; encoded by the coding sequence ATGGAACAGTCGCCACGTCAAGGACCCGCTAAGCGGGTTCTAGATTCTCTGCAAAGAATTGCGGGTATCGCCGTTAATATGGTTGAAACCCGCATTCAACTTATTGCAGTAGAATTAGAAGAAGAGAAACTCAACCTTGTTCAGTTATTATTACTCGCAGGGCTGACCCTTCTATTTTCTGCATTTGGTCTGATGTGCCTTATTGGACTAATTTTTTGGTCTGTGGATCCCGTCTATCGTTATCAGGCTTTCGCTATCACGACCGGAACACTGATTTTACTCGCGATTATCTTTGCTATTTGGACGTTAAAAAAAGCGAAACAGTCCACGCTGCTAAGCGCAACCCGTGAACAGCTTCGCAATGACGCTAAAGCACTGGCAGGAACCGATGATGAGCAAAAGTAA
- a CDS encoding YqjK-like family protein, which translates to MSKSKRQLLAERKSRLVSDIEQQRIQLSASKKEWLQATAPYDRAWQTLMTFRPIVIAATGLISIFTLKHPNRFISLSKKAIATWGLIRTLRSSLNSSNQK; encoded by the coding sequence ATGAGCAAAAGTAAACGTCAGTTACTTGCAGAAAGAAAATCACGCTTAGTCTCCGATATTGAGCAGCAGCGCATCCAATTATCGGCCAGTAAGAAAGAGTGGCTACAAGCCACTGCCCCTTATGACCGAGCATGGCAAACCCTGATGACCTTTCGCCCAATTGTTATCGCTGCGACGGGTCTTATCTCTATTTTTACCTTAAAGCACCCCAATCGATTTATTTCACTGAGCAAGAAAGCCATTGCGACTTGGGGGCTTATTCGTACCCTAAGAAGCAGCTTAAACAGTTCAAATCAGAAATAA
- a CDS encoding DoxX family protein has translation MKNLESGAILLARIMMPILFIVAGYGKLGGAYEGTQQYMQAMGVPGFLLPLTILLELGGGLAVLFGLLTRTTAIFTAVFTFLTAMLFHTNFSVEPNSLMFMKNMTIAGGYILLAVTGPGKFSIDHLLNKKW, from the coding sequence ATGAAAAATTTAGAAAGTGGAGCTATTTTATTAGCACGTATTATGATGCCAATTCTGTTCATCGTTGCAGGTTACGGCAAATTAGGTGGGGCATATGAAGGCACTCAGCAATATATGCAAGCAATGGGCGTCCCAGGCTTTTTACTGCCACTGACAATTTTACTTGAGTTAGGTGGTGGGCTGGCAGTGTTATTCGGTCTGTTAACACGTACAACCGCAATTTTCACTGCTGTGTTCACATTCTTAACTGCGATGCTGTTCCATACGAATTTCAGCGTTGAGCCAAACAGCTTGATGTTTATGAAAAATATGACTATTGCAGGCGGCTATATTCTGTTAGCAGTGACTGGCCCAGGCAAATTCAGTATCGACCATTTATTAAATAAGAAATGGTAA
- a CDS encoding LysR family transcriptional regulator codes for MSKERALTLESLRVMDAIDRRGSFAAAAEELGRVPSALSYTMQKLEEELDVILFDRSGHRTKFTNVGRMLLERGRVLLEAADKLTSDAEALAKGWETHLTIVCEALVPAESLFPLVDKLAEKSDTQLSLITEVLAGAWERLESGRADIVIAPDMHFRSSSEINSKVLYTLNHIYVASPNHPIHQEPEPLSETTRVKYRGIAVADTARERPVITVQLLDKQQRLTVSSIEDKRKALIAGLGVATMPYPLVEQDIKEGRLQVVGAEFSHESNMIMAWRRDSMGEAKSWCLREIPKLFRG; via the coding sequence ATGAGCAAAGAGAGAGCATTAACACTTGAGTCGTTAAGGGTGATGGATGCAATCGATAGGCGTGGCAGCTTTGCGGCAGCGGCGGAAGAGCTAGGTCGCGTTCCTTCGGCATTGAGCTATACCATGCAGAAGTTAGAAGAAGAACTTGATGTTATTTTGTTTGACCGTTCAGGACATCGAACCAAGTTTACCAATGTAGGGCGCATGCTGTTAGAGCGTGGGCGCGTATTGCTTGAAGCCGCAGATAAACTCACATCGGATGCGGAGGCGCTAGCTAAAGGTTGGGAAACTCATCTGACTATTGTGTGTGAAGCGCTGGTTCCGGCTGAGTCTTTATTCCCGCTGGTGGACAAACTGGCTGAGAAATCCGACACCCAGCTCTCTTTAATTACTGAGGTGCTAGCAGGGGCATGGGAGCGACTTGAATCAGGACGTGCGGATATTGTTATCGCACCAGATATGCATTTCCGTTCATCCTCTGAAATTAACTCCAAAGTGCTGTATACCTTGAACCATATTTATGTGGCAAGCCCGAACCATCCTATTCACCAAGAACCAGAACCGCTTTCTGAAACCACGCGAGTGAAATACCGAGGTATTGCGGTGGCAGATACCGCCCGTGAGCGCCCAGTGATCACCGTGCAACTGCTGGATAAACAACAAAGATTGACGGTATCGAGCATCGAAGATAAGCGCAAAGCACTAATTGCAGGGCTCGGGGTGGCGACAATGCCATACCCGCTGGTGGAGCAAGATATTAAGGAAGGGCGCCTGCAAGTGGTGGGGGCGGAGTTTAGCCATGAGTCGAATATGATTATGGCGTGGCGACGGGACAGCATGGGGGAGGCGAAGTCGTGGTGTCTCCGCGAAATCCCTAAATTATTTAGGGGGTGA
- a CDS encoding pirin family protein produces the protein MMKLRSVNHCGKADYGWLQARYTFSFGHYFDPDLMGFKTLKVLNQEVLAPDNAFQPRVYPHVDIVNIILQGQAEYRDNLGNTVSAKAGECVSFSPRPDLSYSEHNTSETTPLTRLQLWLNACPQQESMPPQKLALAEKDNKLIASPDGDDNSLQLRQKIWISQIYLEPNESKTLALRGKNAYLQSIHGGLQVSGKESQSLSMSCNDGLFIQDENSLTLTSYRAFRGLLIDLGESL, from the coding sequence ATGATGAAATTAAGATCAGTTAACCATTGTGGGAAAGCAGACTACGGTTGGTTACAAGCACGCTATACTTTTTCGTTTGGTCACTATTTTGATCCAGACCTAATGGGTTTTAAAACCCTAAAAGTGCTCAATCAGGAAGTGCTTGCGCCAGATAATGCTTTTCAACCAAGAGTTTATCCTCATGTTGATATTGTGAACATCATCCTGCAAGGTCAAGCTGAATACCGCGATAATTTAGGTAATACCGTCAGTGCAAAAGCAGGGGAATGCGTCAGCTTTTCGCCTCGCCCTGACCTGAGTTACAGTGAACACAATACCAGTGAGACAACGCCATTAACACGGCTCCAGCTGTGGCTAAATGCGTGCCCACAACAGGAATCTATGCCGCCCCAAAAGTTGGCATTAGCGGAGAAAGATAACAAGCTTATCGCCTCACCCGATGGGGACGATAATAGCCTACAACTTCGCCAAAAAATTTGGATAAGCCAGATTTACCTTGAGCCTAATGAATCAAAAACCCTCGCATTACGAGGTAAAAATGCCTATCTACAATCCATTCATGGTGGTTTACAGGTTAGCGGGAAAGAATCGCAATCTTTATCAATGAGCTGTAACGACGGCTTATTTATCCAAGATGAAAATTCCCTAACGCTCACCAGCTACCGAGCATTTAGAGGTTTATTAATTGATTTAGGCGAATCGTTGTAA